The Heyndrickxia vini genome contains a region encoding:
- a CDS encoding NADP-dependent oxidoreductase: MRAMVIDRYGKVPMRLAEMPTPEIGEYEVLAEIHAASINPIDFKIRDGKVKLLVKYKMPLILGNDFSGVVAKVGAKVTRFKVGDEIYARPRKSKIGTFAEYIAIHEDDIALKPKNLSFEEAAAIPLVGLTSYQALHDVLKIQKGQKILIQAGAGGVGTFAIQLAKLMGATVATTASVAGENLVKSLGADEIINYKTEKFEEILKNYDAVFDTLGGETLEKSFEVIKSGGKIVSVSGLPNARFGKEYGSGFFKTMLFSAASHKLTALEKKHNVQYTFLFMKPSGEQLSIIANFIESGKIKPIIDKVYPFEDAQKAMEYAETGRAKGKIILKIK, encoded by the coding sequence ATGAGAGCAATGGTTATTGATAGGTATGGGAAAGTTCCAATGCGTTTGGCAGAAATGCCTACACCTGAAATCGGTGAATATGAGGTGCTTGCAGAAATACATGCAGCTAGTATAAATCCAATTGATTTTAAGATACGAGATGGGAAAGTGAAATTGTTAGTTAAATATAAAATGCCTCTTATCTTAGGGAATGACTTTTCTGGTGTCGTTGCAAAGGTTGGCGCAAAAGTGACTCGTTTTAAAGTTGGTGACGAAATCTATGCACGTCCACGTAAAAGTAAAATCGGTACCTTTGCAGAATACATCGCTATTCATGAAGATGACATCGCCTTAAAACCTAAAAATTTGAGCTTTGAAGAAGCAGCAGCAATCCCGCTGGTTGGGTTAACTTCCTATCAAGCTTTACATGACGTATTGAAAATACAGAAAGGGCAAAAGATTTTAATTCAAGCGGGGGCTGGTGGTGTCGGTACCTTTGCTATTCAACTGGCCAAATTAATGGGTGCCACTGTCGCAACGACTGCAAGTGTTGCTGGCGAGAATTTAGTAAAATCTCTTGGTGCAGATGAAATTATCAATTACAAGACGGAAAAATTTGAAGAGATACTGAAAAACTATGATGCCGTATTTGATACACTTGGGGGCGAGACACTCGAAAAATCATTCGAAGTGATAAAAAGCGGAGGAAAAATTGTTTCCGTTTCGGGGTTACCGAATGCTCGTTTTGGTAAAGAATATGGTTCCGGATTTTTTAAAACCATGCTGTTTTCAGCAGCAAGCCATAAACTTACTGCGCTTGAAAAAAAACATAATGTTCAATATACATTTTTGTTTATGAAACCAAGCGGAGAGCAATTAAGTATAATCGCAAACTTTATTGAGTCCGGTAAAATTAAACCTATAATTGATAAAGTTTATCCTTTTGAAGATGCTCAAAAAGCGATGGAATATGCGGAGACTGGAAGGGCGAAAGGGAAAATAATATTAAAAATCAAATAG
- a CDS encoding DUF2651 family protein has product MKKVEFLLVLFICPIIVIVASILGIFLFRKWFVTPLLTFVVFIILTFTIFNESFFIWVVVYTILSIIISLIMKLIKK; this is encoded by the coding sequence ATGAAAAAAGTGGAGTTTCTTTTGGTGTTATTCATTTGTCCGATTATTGTCATTGTGGCTTCAATTCTCGGAATCTTTTTATTTAGGAAGTGGTTTGTTACCCCATTATTAACATTTGTTGTGTTTATCATTTTAACTTTTACTATTTTCAATGAATCTTTCTTTATTTGGGTGGTAGTCTATACAATATTATCCATTATCATCAGTTTGATTATGAAATTGATTAAAAAGTAA
- the queG gene encoding tRNA epoxyqueuosine(34) reductase QueG, translating into MNVKQLKDEIITYSKEIGIDKIGFTTADPFTEMKNRLIRQQELGYQSGFEEKDIEKRVDPSLIFEEPKSIIAIALAYPSRMIDAPKGKKGERRGIFCRASWGIDYHTILREKLRLLEQFIMEKAPEAKFKSMVDTGELVDRAVAERAGIGWSGKNCSIITPEFGSYVYLGEMITNLPFEPDEPIEDQCGSCTKCLDACPTGALVQGGQLNAQRCIAFLTQTKGFLEEEFRVELGNRLYGCDTCQTSCPKNKGMNFHFHEEMEPNPEIAKPKLTPLLTISNREFKEDFGPVSGSWRGKKPIQRNAIIALAHFKEESAVPDLIKVLTDDPRPVLRGTAAWALGKIGGMDAKESLLQAEKKETDPEVLKEIEMGISHCSTETK; encoded by the coding sequence ATGAATGTAAAACAATTAAAAGACGAAATTATAACTTATAGTAAAGAAATTGGAATAGACAAAATTGGTTTTACAACGGCAGACCCATTTACCGAAATGAAAAATCGCTTAATTCGCCAACAAGAACTTGGGTATCAATCAGGTTTTGAAGAAAAAGATATTGAAAAACGAGTAGATCCCTCACTTATTTTCGAAGAGCCAAAATCAATTATTGCGATTGCACTTGCTTATCCTTCAAGAATGATTGATGCACCTAAAGGGAAGAAAGGTGAACGGCGGGGGATATTCTGCCGTGCCTCTTGGGGGATTGATTATCATACAATTCTTCGGGAAAAATTAAGACTGCTAGAACAATTTATTATGGAAAAAGCGCCAGAAGCTAAATTCAAATCAATGGTTGATACAGGGGAATTAGTCGATCGGGCTGTTGCTGAACGAGCAGGAATTGGGTGGAGCGGAAAAAATTGTTCAATTATCACTCCAGAGTTTGGTTCATATGTTTATTTAGGAGAAATGATTACAAATCTTCCTTTTGAACCTGATGAACCAATTGAGGACCAATGCGGTTCATGTACGAAATGTCTTGATGCATGCCCGACGGGAGCTTTAGTGCAGGGCGGGCAATTAAATGCCCAGCGTTGCATTGCCTTTTTAACGCAAACGAAAGGGTTCCTAGAAGAGGAATTTCGTGTAGAATTAGGAAATCGCCTTTATGGCTGTGATACTTGCCAAACAAGCTGCCCGAAAAATAAAGGAATGAATTTTCATTTCCATGAGGAAATGGAGCCTAATCCCGAAATTGCAAAGCCGAAGCTTACTCCATTACTGACTATTAGTAACCGTGAATTTAAAGAAGATTTCGGTCCGGTATCAGGTTCATGGAGAGGGAAAAAGCCTATTCAACGAAATGCAATTATTGCTCTGGCACATTTTAAAGAAGAATCAGCAGTTCCGGACTTAATTAAAGTGCTGACAGATGATCCAAGACCTGTATTACGTGGTACCGCAGCATGGGCACTAGGTAAAATTGGAGGAATGGATGCTAAAGAATCACTTCTGCAAGCTGAAAAGAAAGAAACAGATCCAGAAGTATTAAAGGAAATAGAAATGGGAATATCCCATTGCAGTACTGAGACAAAGTGA
- a CDS encoding GTP cyclohydrolase II, whose amino-acid sequence MISTDVKHLLIDKMTMISEPDKKDICLVGPINLPVKLEDQIVHFHWYTWITLNNNETKEEILDSLTTYDFASLQQSSVLVYGDMKEADNPLVRMHSICHTGDIFGSQRCDCGYQLKQSMKMIVENKSGALFYLANHEGRGIGLFSKSLAYLLQQEGFDTVEANLALGFSDDSRSYEEAIRVLQTLRSKPVTLITNNPKKLAALKEWGLLADRHIPLWGGKSDYNQFYLETKVNKSGHIAESIVSVNN is encoded by the coding sequence ATGATTTCAACAGATGTTAAACATCTTCTTATAGATAAAATGACGATGATTTCAGAGCCAGACAAAAAGGATATTTGCCTAGTTGGCCCTATAAATTTGCCGGTTAAACTTGAGGATCAAATTGTCCATTTTCATTGGTACACATGGATAACATTAAACAATAATGAAACGAAAGAAGAAATTCTAGATTCATTAACCACATATGATTTTGCTTCATTACAGCAATCATCCGTACTTGTATATGGAGATATGAAAGAAGCGGACAATCCTTTAGTAAGAATGCATAGCATTTGCCATACCGGTGACATCTTTGGCAGTCAGCGTTGCGATTGCGGCTATCAACTTAAACAATCGATGAAAATGATTGTTGAAAATAAAAGCGGTGCTCTTTTTTACCTTGCGAATCATGAAGGAAGAGGAATTGGGTTATTTTCAAAATCATTAGCCTATCTTCTTCAACAAGAAGGATTTGATACAGTCGAAGCCAATCTTGCCCTAGGATTTAGTGATGACAGCCGATCTTATGAAGAAGCCATTCGTGTGCTACAAACATTACGTTCAAAGCCTGTCACACTCATTACAAATAATCCGAAAAAACTGGCTGCATTAAAGGAATGGGGATTACTAGCTGATCGTCATATCCCATTATGGGGAGGCAAATCTGACTATAATCAATTTTATTTAGAAACAAAAGTGAATAAGTCGGGCCATATTGCTGAATCCATTGTATCAGTGAACAACTAG
- a CDS encoding class I SAM-dependent rRNA methyltransferase, whose translation MKNEVRVKVKTKFVNKFKSGYPLISKDMIMNPNVLTDEGTLIRLIDEQNRFIAKGYYGKQNKGLGWVLSRNEHEQLDQPFFENKLKKAFTKREHYFNSSETTAFRVFNGEGDGIGGITIEYFDGYYLIHWYSKGIYHFREQIISSLKNITKYKAIYQKKRFDTKGMYIEEDDFVTGERGQFPIIVKENGVNFAVYLNESAMVGVFLDQRDVRRTIRDKYAKGQTVLNTFSYTGAFSVAAALGGATKTTSVDLANRSRSKTIEQFSINEIDYESQQIIVEDVFNYFKYAVRKQLKFDMVILDPPSFARSKKYVFSAEKDYKNLLKEAIAITENDGIIIASTNCSSFGMGKFKGFIESAFKETGENYKILEEFSLPDDFRTVKEFPEGNYLKVVFIKKC comes from the coding sequence ATGAAAAACGAAGTACGTGTAAAAGTAAAAACGAAATTTGTAAATAAATTCAAAAGTGGATATCCGCTTATTTCTAAAGATATGATTATGAATCCGAATGTTTTAACTGATGAAGGGACGCTCATTCGTCTCATCGATGAACAGAATCGCTTTATCGCCAAAGGTTATTACGGAAAGCAAAATAAAGGGTTAGGATGGGTCCTTAGCCGAAATGAACATGAACAGCTAGATCAACCATTTTTCGAAAACAAACTAAAAAAAGCTTTCACTAAAAGGGAGCATTACTTTAATAGTTCCGAAACAACTGCTTTTCGCGTGTTTAATGGCGAAGGAGATGGAATTGGCGGGATAACGATTGAATATTTTGATGGTTATTATTTAATACACTGGTATAGTAAAGGAATTTACCATTTTCGCGAACAAATCATTTCCTCATTAAAAAATATCACAAAGTATAAAGCGATTTATCAAAAAAAGCGATTTGATACAAAAGGAATGTATATCGAAGAAGATGATTTTGTGACAGGAGAAAGGGGACAATTCCCGATCATCGTCAAAGAAAATGGTGTGAATTTCGCCGTTTACTTAAATGAAAGTGCAATGGTCGGCGTCTTTTTAGATCAACGGGACGTAAGAAGAACAATCAGGGATAAATATGCAAAAGGCCAAACGGTATTAAACACATTTTCCTATACGGGTGCCTTTTCCGTGGCTGCCGCACTTGGCGGGGCAACCAAAACGACTAGTGTGGACTTAGCAAATCGTAGCAGGAGTAAGACAATTGAACAATTTAGTATTAATGAAATTGATTATGAATCCCAACAAATTATTGTGGAGGATGTTTTCAATTACTTTAAATATGCCGTGAGAAAACAGCTGAAGTTCGACATGGTCATCCTTGACCCACCAAGCTTTGCACGTTCGAAAAAATACGTATTCAGTGCAGAAAAAGATTATAAAAACTTATTAAAAGAAGCAATCGCCATAACCGAAAACGATGGAATCATCATCGCTTCAACGAACTGCAGCTCCTTTGGAATGGGAAAATTCAAAGGTTTTATTGAATCCGCCTTTAAGGAAACAGGAGAAAACTATAAAATTTTAGAAGAATTCTCACTACCAGACGATTTTCGCACGGTTAAAGAATTTCCAGAAGGGAATTATTTGAAGGTAGTTTTTATAAAAAAATGTTAG
- a CDS encoding ABC transporter permease subunit, whose protein sequence is MINLIYNEQLKLFRKKRLFVIILIVAFLVPIFTYAQYKQVKTTQEKMGTTDWRIQLQQEIVDIQNRLSSSRLPEDYEKYFKIRLGQQQYYLDHNINPNAPGAPTFMRVFIENAIGLLMPLLVMVIAADLVSSEASGGTIKLLLTRPVKRWKILLSKYIALLYSISFIVLCVAILAYLISGIVFGYNGWDMPMLTGFQTNNEELLTANVHLIPQWTYILMEFGLAWFVCVVVGSLTFMLSVLLRSTAAVMGIMLSALIAGAILVNMVSSWESAKYLFMVNLQLTNYINGSSPPIEGMTLTFSLLVLFVWLLVSLFISFVVFTKRDVY, encoded by the coding sequence TTGATTAATTTAATTTATAATGAGCAGCTAAAGCTTTTTCGGAAGAAACGCCTATTTGTCATTATTTTAATCGTAGCTTTTCTCGTCCCTATTTTTACATATGCCCAGTACAAGCAAGTAAAAACGACACAGGAAAAGATGGGAACGACGGATTGGCGCATTCAGCTCCAACAAGAGATTGTTGATATTCAAAATCGGTTATCATCCAGTCGGCTTCCAGAGGACTATGAAAAATATTTCAAAATTAGATTAGGACAACAACAATACTATCTTGATCACAATATAAATCCGAATGCACCTGGTGCGCCGACATTTATGCGTGTATTTATTGAAAATGCCATCGGCCTCCTCATGCCACTGCTAGTGATGGTTATCGCAGCAGACCTCGTTTCTTCCGAGGCAAGCGGTGGAACGATTAAGCTATTATTAACAAGGCCTGTGAAAAGGTGGAAAATATTATTAAGTAAATATATCGCTTTACTGTACTCTATTTCGTTTATTGTGCTATGTGTGGCGATTCTAGCTTATCTCATATCAGGTATTGTATTCGGTTATAATGGTTGGGACATGCCGATGCTAACGGGTTTTCAAACGAATAATGAGGAATTGCTGACTGCCAATGTTCACCTCATCCCGCAATGGACGTACATATTAATGGAATTTGGACTTGCTTGGTTTGTGTGTGTCGTTGTCGGCAGCTTGACGTTTATGCTTTCTGTGCTGTTACGAAGTACGGCTGCTGTGATGGGAATTATGCTTTCGGCATTAATTGCAGGGGCTATTTTAGTGAATATGGTTTCTTCATGGGAAAGTGCGAAATATTTATTTATGGTGAATTTACAATTGACAAATTATATTAATGGATCAAGTCCTCCAATTGAAGGAATGACACTAACCTTTTCCTTGCTCGTTCTTTTCGTTTGGTTACTCGTCTCTTTATTCATCTCATTTGTTGTTTTTACAAAAAGGGATGTATATTAA
- a CDS encoding ABC transporter ATP-binding protein — protein MSQVPALQVKELRKTIGKKEIIKGLNFDVFQGEVFGFLGPNGAGKTTTIRMLVGLIKPTSGSIYIAGKNVETEFKEAMKNLGCIVENPELYPYLSGWENLEYFARMDPSISNERLHHVTELVGLTNRIHDRVKTYSLGMRQRLGIAQALLGNPHLLILDEPTNGLDPAGIREMREFIRYLATEEGLSVLVSSHLLSEIQLLCDRVSIITNGEIIRTDTVSSLFTDKERVIWKVTPIEKAKQLLAQVTTVKEGEDESLITPFNSNEIAGWNKRLVEADVEVKEMKTVFPTLEELFLEITGGNAID, from the coding sequence ATGAGCCAAGTTCCTGCACTACAAGTAAAAGAGTTAAGAAAAACAATTGGAAAGAAAGAGATTATAAAAGGATTGAATTTCGACGTGTTTCAAGGGGAAGTATTTGGTTTTCTTGGACCAAATGGAGCGGGAAAAACGACGACAATCCGCATGCTGGTAGGCTTAATAAAACCCACCTCAGGTTCAATTTATATTGCCGGGAAAAACGTTGAAACAGAGTTTAAAGAAGCGATGAAAAATCTCGGCTGTATTGTTGAAAATCCCGAATTATATCCTTATCTATCAGGGTGGGAAAACCTTGAGTATTTTGCCAGAATGGATCCGTCAATATCGAATGAGCGTCTACACCATGTAACTGAATTAGTCGGATTAACGAATCGGATCCATGACCGTGTCAAAACGTATTCTCTCGGCATGCGGCAACGTCTTGGAATCGCCCAAGCATTACTCGGTAATCCTCATCTTCTCATTCTAGATGAGCCGACGAATGGTCTTGACCCGGCAGGAATCAGAGAAATGAGGGAATTCATCCGCTACCTAGCAACGGAAGAAGGATTAAGCGTTCTTGTATCCTCCCATTTACTTAGTGAAATACAATTATTATGTGACCGGGTGTCCATCATTACAAATGGTGAAATTATCCGAACGGATACGGTATCCTCCCTTTTTACCGACAAGGAAAGAGTAATTTGGAAGGTTACTCCAATAGAAAAGGCAAAACAGCTTTTAGCGCAAGTAACGACTGTTAAAGAAGGGGAAGACGAAAGCTTAATAACACCTTTCAATTCAAATGAAATCGCCGGTTGGAATAAAAGATTAGTTGAAGCGGATGTAGAAGTAAAGGAAATGAAAACCGTTTTCCCAACGCTCGAAGAGTTATTTTTAGAAATAACAGGGGGGAACGCCATTGATTAA
- a CDS encoding SGNH/GDSL hydrolase family protein, producing the protein MNKAFIKIISFVSVISALICLFGLGWVLKDQWTEAKTISPQKQTAKTTKITTNHQLQIAALGDSLTRGTGDPEGKGYVGYLIDGLEKKAHKKFLLTNSAIKGQTSKQLLSQIKQTEIQRQIKQADLILLTIGGNDLFQGGEALMNLDLNNQKKAEQSYLKNINSIYSTLRSINKKATIFHVGLYNPFMKMEQSKLTSKIVRQWNFDTAELAANYKEIVYVPTFDLFELNTNDYLFNDKFHPNAAGYQLIAERVASLITFSEEKSK; encoded by the coding sequence ATGAATAAAGCGTTCATTAAAATCATTTCATTTGTTTCAGTTATTTCAGCCCTCATTTGTCTTTTCGGACTTGGTTGGGTACTGAAGGATCAATGGACAGAAGCAAAAACAATCAGCCCACAAAAACAGACTGCAAAAACTACCAAAATAACAACAAATCATCAATTACAAATCGCCGCACTAGGAGATTCACTTACCCGTGGAACAGGCGATCCAGAAGGAAAAGGCTATGTAGGTTATTTAATCGATGGACTGGAAAAGAAGGCACACAAGAAATTTCTTCTCACCAATAGCGCGATAAAAGGACAAACATCCAAGCAGCTCCTCTCACAAATAAAACAAACTGAAATACAGCGTCAAATTAAACAGGCAGATTTAATCCTTTTGACGATTGGCGGCAATGACCTTTTCCAAGGCGGAGAAGCATTGATGAACCTTGACTTAAATAATCAGAAAAAAGCGGAACAATCATATTTAAAAAACATAAATAGCATTTACTCGACTTTACGCTCAATCAATAAAAAAGCGACAATCTTCCATGTCGGTTTATACAACCCATTTATGAAAATGGAACAATCAAAGCTCACTTCTAAGATTGTAAGGCAATGGAATTTCGATACTGCTGAACTTGCCGCAAATTACAAAGAAATTGTTTATGTACCAACATTCGATCTGTTCGAATTAAATACGAATGATTATTTATTTAACGACAAATTCCATCCAAATGCAGCCGGATATCAATTAATAGCTGAAAGGGTCGCTTCCCTTATTACGTTTAGCGAGGAGAAGTCAAAATGA